DNA from Candidatus Cloacimonadota bacterium:
TGAAACGATTGGAGATACTGATATTGATTCTGACAGCTCTCACGGCATTATCTGCTGAACTGCGGTCATTATGGGTTTTACCTTGGGATATAAAAAGCCCGGAGGCAATAGACGAGCTTATCGATGATGCTGTACAAAACCATCAAAATGAACTACTGGTGGAAGTTCGCTACCGCTCAGACGCACTTTATACTCCCAATAGGACTGGATATAGGTACTTTAATCCGGAACCTCGCAGCTACATCCTGGAAGATGACGGTTTTGACCCCCTGGAGTACATCATAAGGCAAGCTCATGCCCATCATTTGAAGGTTCAGGCTTGGGTAATAGTGTTCAATGCCACTCCCTTGAAGCAGGAACTCGTTGCGGAAAACTATATGTATCAAAACTATCGGCATTGGTTTACGCACGATGCACAAGGAAATCCGATGCGCAGCTCCGAGCAATTTGGCTATTTTATAGATCCCGGTGTCCCAGAGGTTCAGGACTATCTACTGAATGTTTTTAGCGACATCGTGGCGGGATATCCCGATCTTGACGGACTTCATCTGGACTATATACGCTATCCCAGCTCCAAGTGGGGTTATCATCCCAGATCTGTAGCCAGGTACGAACAAGCCAAGAAGCAAGGAGAGGTACTAAGCTGGAATGAATGGCGTACACGTCAGATCAGCGATTTTGTGAGCAAATGTTATCACCGCATAAAGAGTATCAATCCCAAGATAATACTTAGTGCTGCAGTGTTTTCAACCATATACGATGCCAGAATAGCATATGCTCAGGATTGGTATGACTGGTTGGATAAGGGTATCATAGACAGAATCTACCCTATGGCTTATACCTTAGATTATGGCGACTTTAGAGATCAATTGACAGATATGAAACAGAGAGGATATGAGGAGAAACTGATTATTGGGCTGAGAGCCTGGAATGCCAACGGAGGGTCGTTGATGCCCTTGGATAGCCCTCGCTACAACATTACTCACATAAACAAACGTATCGCTCTGATTCGGGATGGCGAATTTGCGGGAATTGCCTTGTTTAGCTATGAAGGGATAAAGAAGAACAATGCCTTGATAAGCCTGGCTAATCTGGCCTACCCTCCTCTCGAAGATGCAGAAGTAAAAGAAGAAGTAATAGTACCAGAGGTACAGCTTGCTTCTGCGCTGGATCCAAATAAGAAAGCCGTGGACGCCAGATTTGAAGCACTGGCTGGATCGTATGTGATATCTTTGGAAGTTCCCCTTGGCGGACGATGGACCTGGGGCTTGTGTAATAAAGATATGAAGACTATCTACAGCAAAGAGCAGTATCTTTTGAAAGGCCCTCATCAGATCTTTTGGAATGGGAAACCAAACGGAGTGGACACTGTAGTGGCCGGGAATTATTTTTTCACTGCGTTTAG
Protein-coding regions in this window:
- a CDS encoding family 10 glycosylhydrolase — encoded protein: MKRLEILILILTALTALSAELRSLWVLPWDIKSPEAIDELIDDAVQNHQNELLVEVRYRSDALYTPNRTGYRYFNPEPRSYILEDDGFDPLEYIIRQAHAHHLKVQAWVIVFNATPLKQELVAENYMYQNYRHWFTHDAQGNPMRSSEQFGYFIDPGVPEVQDYLLNVFSDIVAGYPDLDGLHLDYIRYPSSKWGYHPRSVARYEQAKKQGEVLSWNEWRTRQISDFVSKCYHRIKSINPKIILSAAVFSTIYDARIAYAQDWYDWLDKGIIDRIYPMAYTLDYGDFRDQLTDMKQRGYEEKLIIGLRAWNANGGSLMPLDSPRYNITHINKRIALIRDGEFAGIALFSYEGIKKNNALISLANLAYPPLEDAEVKEEVIVPEVQLASALDPNKKAVDARFEALAGSYVISLEVPLGGRWTWGLCNKDMKTIYSKEQYLLKGPHQIFWNGKPNGVDTVVAGNYFFTAFREGDETKYYIPVTLGSSLYE